A genomic segment from Streptomyces sp. NBC_01233 encodes:
- a CDS encoding RRQRL motif-containing zinc-binding protein: MGTLPVYRWCLAPDGLATRRQLRAAGLRPGGQDVVAQLERPRRRRGPLVAYLYRLDLAKPVRPMTVRRAAALAKANAARRWCPSCRRDAGYVIPSSLGMCTPCHDLTEQRVA; this comes from the coding sequence ATGGGCACGCTGCCTGTGTACCGGTGGTGTCTGGCGCCGGATGGGCTGGCCACGCGTCGTCAGCTTCGTGCCGCTGGGCTTCGGCCGGGCGGTCAGGATGTCGTCGCCCAGTTGGAGCGGCCGCGCCGTCGGCGCGGGCCGCTGGTGGCCTACCTGTACCGGCTCGACCTCGCCAAGCCGGTCCGGCCGATGACCGTCCGGCGGGCCGCGGCTCTTGCCAAGGCGAACGCCGCCCGCCGCTGGTGCCCCTCCTGCCGCCGCGACGCCGGGTACGTCATCCCGTCCTCGCTCGGCATGTGCACCCCCTGCCACGACCTCACCGAACAGCGCGTCGCCTGA